From one Acidimicrobiales bacterium genomic stretch:
- the tyrS gene encoding tyrosine--tRNA ligase, with amino-acid sequence MSTPAVLDDLSSRGLVHDSTDLDHLRARLEEGPLGVYAGFDPTGDSLHVGHLVPLLLLRRFQEFGHHPVALAGGATGMIGDPGGRSTERSLLDAATLDANTAAISAQLSRFLDFGSATNPARLVDNRDWTAQVGVLEFLRDVGKHVTVNTMLAKESVRARVQSEHGISFTEFSYMLLQANDYRHLHQELGVELQVGGSDQWGNITAGIDLIRRTSGAHVHGLTVPLVTRADGAKFGKSTGDAVWLDPVRTSPYAFFQYFVNTDDRDVERFLLQLTLLDLAEIATVVADHARAPERREAQRVLARAVTELVHGPEAAAEAAGASQGFTRAVVELSAAEWAELAGTVPTLEVGAGDAGSDLVALLVDLGVLTSRSEGRRLVAQGGLYVNDVAVEEGRVLDADDWRHGRYCMVRRGKKQRHLLVRRVEG; translated from the coding sequence GTGAGCACCCCCGCCGTCCTCGACGACCTCTCCTCCCGGGGACTGGTCCACGACAGCACCGACCTGGACCACCTCCGCGCCCGTCTCGAGGAGGGGCCCCTCGGGGTGTACGCGGGGTTCGACCCCACCGGCGACAGTCTCCACGTCGGACACCTCGTCCCGCTGCTCCTGCTGCGGCGGTTCCAGGAGTTCGGCCACCACCCGGTGGCGCTGGCCGGCGGTGCCACGGGGATGATCGGCGACCCCGGGGGGCGATCGACGGAGCGCAGCCTCCTCGATGCGGCGACGCTCGATGCCAACACCGCGGCGATCAGCGCCCAGCTGTCCCGGTTCCTCGACTTCGGGTCGGCGACCAACCCGGCGCGGCTCGTGGACAACCGCGACTGGACCGCCCAGGTGGGGGTGCTGGAGTTCCTCCGCGACGTCGGCAAGCACGTGACGGTCAACACCATGCTGGCCAAGGAGTCGGTGCGGGCCCGGGTGCAGAGCGAGCACGGGATCTCCTTCACCGAGTTCAGCTACATGCTCCTCCAGGCCAACGACTACCGCCATCTCCACCAGGAGCTCGGGGTGGAGCTGCAGGTGGGCGGCTCCGACCAGTGGGGGAACATCACCGCCGGGATCGACCTGATCCGGCGGACGTCGGGAGCCCACGTGCACGGGCTCACCGTCCCGCTCGTCACCCGGGCCGACGGGGCGAAGTTCGGCAAGTCGACGGGCGACGCCGTCTGGCTCGACCCGGTTCGCACGTCGCCGTACGCCTTCTTCCAGTACTTCGTGAACACCGACGATCGCGACGTCGAGCGGTTCCTCCTCCAGCTGACCCTCCTCGACCTGGCCGAGATCGCCACCGTCGTCGCCGACCACGCCCGGGCTCCCGAGCGGCGCGAGGCCCAGCGCGTCCTGGCCCGAGCGGTGACCGAGCTGGTGCACGGGCCGGAGGCCGCCGCAGAGGCGGCCGGCGCGTCCCAGGGGTTCACCCGAGCGGTGGTCGAGCTCTCGGCCGCCGAGTGGGCCGAGCTGGCCGGGACGGTGCCCACCCTCGAGGTCGGCGCGGGGGACGCCGGGTCCGACCTGGTGGCCCTCCTCGTGGACCTGGGGGTCCTCACCTCGAGGAGCGAGGGGCGCCGTCTCGTCGCCCAGGGGGGCCTGTACGTCAACGACGTGGCCGTCGAGGAGGGGCGCGTCCTCGACGCCGACGACTGGCGCCACGGGCGTTACTGCATGGTGAGAAGGGGCAAGAAGCAGCGCCACCTGCTGGTGCGCCGCGTCGAGGGGTGA
- the argH gene encoding argininosuccinate lyase: protein MSTLWHGRFDGGPAEELLAFTVSLPFDRRLADDDLAGSRAHVRGLARAGILDEREVTAVLDALDTIGGELADGSFVFLPSDEDIHTAVERRLTELAGPAGAKLHTGRSRNDQVATDLRLFAKREIDAIAARVLDLQGVLLERAGDAGDAYLPGYTHLQRAQPVLLAHHLLAHGWALVRDLDRLADTRRRLDVSPLGAGALAGSSLPLDPAATAADLGFAAVFDNSLDAVGDRDFVAELLFDLALVGVHLSRLAEEVILWSTAEFGFLGLADAYATGSSMLPQKKNPDIAELARGKTGRLIGNLTGLLATLKALPLAYNRDLQEDKEPLFDSVDTVTLALAAMTGLLASSTFHLDAMAAAADDPAAAATDLAEHLVAGGMPFRDAHAVVGALVRESLTGSRSLRELVADAPELGADAVGLLDAGASVRRRTTPGGGGPIPVGSQLASFAARLAADRRRWEG, encoded by the coding sequence GTGAGCACGCTGTGGCACGGCCGCTTCGACGGCGGCCCGGCCGAGGAGCTGCTCGCCTTCACGGTGAGCCTGCCCTTCGACCGGCGCCTCGCCGATGACGACCTCGCCGGTTCCCGGGCCCACGTCCGGGGCCTCGCCCGGGCCGGCATCCTCGATGAGCGCGAGGTCACCGCCGTCCTCGACGCCCTCGACACGATCGGTGGCGAGCTGGCCGACGGCTCCTTCGTGTTCCTCCCCTCCGACGAGGACATCCACACCGCCGTCGAACGGCGCCTCACCGAGCTGGCCGGCCCCGCCGGCGCCAAGCTCCACACCGGGCGGAGCCGCAACGACCAAGTGGCCACCGACCTGCGCCTCTTCGCGAAGCGCGAGATCGACGCCATCGCGGCACGGGTGCTCGACCTCCAGGGCGTGCTCCTCGAGCGGGCCGGCGACGCCGGCGACGCCTACCTGCCCGGCTACACCCACCTCCAGCGTGCCCAGCCGGTGCTGCTGGCCCACCACCTGCTGGCCCACGGCTGGGCGTTGGTCCGCGACCTCGACCGGCTGGCCGACACCCGCCGCCGCCTCGACGTCTCGCCCCTCGGGGCCGGGGCCCTGGCCGGCTCCTCGCTGCCGCTCGACCCGGCGGCCACCGCCGCCGACCTCGGTTTCGCAGCGGTGTTCGACAACTCCCTCGACGCCGTCGGCGACCGGGACTTCGTCGCCGAGCTGCTCTTCGACCTCGCCCTGGTGGGGGTGCACCTGTCGCGGCTCGCCGAGGAGGTCATCCTCTGGTCGACCGCCGAGTTCGGCTTCCTCGGGCTCGCCGATGCCTACGCCACGGGTTCGTCGATGCTGCCCCAGAAGAAGAACCCCGACATCGCCGAGCTGGCCCGCGGCAAGACCGGCCGCCTCATCGGCAACCTGACGGGGCTCCTGGCCACCCTCAAGGCCCTGCCGTTGGCCTACAACCGTGACCTCCAGGAGGACAAGGAACCGCTCTTCGACAGCGTCGACACGGTCACGCTGGCGCTCGCGGCCATGACCGGGCTCCTGGCATCCTCGACGTTCCACCTCGACGCCATGGCGGCCGCCGCCGACGACCCGGCCGCGGCCGCCACCGACCTCGCCGAGCACCTCGTCGCCGGCGGGATGCCCTTCCGCGACGCTCACGCGGTCGTCGGCGCCCTGGTGCGCGAGAGCCTCACCGGCAGCCGTTCGCTGCGCGAGCTGGTGGCCGACGCCCCCGAGCTCGGCGCCGACGCGGTGGGCCTCCTCGACGCAGGGGCGTCGGTGCGCCGTCGCACCACCCCCGGCGGCGGCGGGCCGATCCCGGTCGGGTCCCAGCTGGCGTCGTTCGCGGCCCGGCTGGCCGCCGACCGCCGGCGGTGGGAAGGCTGA
- a CDS encoding DNA-3-methyladenine glycosylase translates to MGRLSATAPLDRGFYARDSLDVAPDLLHKLFVHGDRAGRIVEVEAYRGGDDPGSHAYRGPTPRTRSMFGPPGHLYVYFTYGMHWCANVVCGSEGEASAVLLRALEPVHGLDAMQQVRGPVRRDRDLTNGPAKLCRAMGIDGTHDGADLTDAAGPHLLDDGVAPVAVPAVTPRIGLRDGADLPWRWHVAGNRYVSTARPGPRPTPARLAAPT, encoded by the coding sequence GTGGGAAGGCTGAGCGCCACGGCGCCGCTCGATCGGGGCTTCTACGCCCGCGACAGCCTGGACGTCGCCCCCGACCTCCTCCACAAGCTGTTCGTCCACGGCGACCGTGCCGGTCGGATCGTCGAGGTCGAGGCCTACCGGGGCGGCGACGACCCGGGGAGCCACGCCTACCGCGGGCCCACACCCCGGACCCGCTCGATGTTCGGTCCGCCGGGCCACCTGTACGTGTACTTCACCTACGGGATGCACTGGTGCGCCAACGTGGTGTGCGGATCGGAGGGGGAGGCCTCCGCGGTGCTCCTCCGGGCCCTCGAGCCCGTGCACGGGCTGGACGCCATGCAGCAGGTGAGGGGTCCGGTGCGCCGCGACCGCGACCTCACCAACGGGCCGGCGAAGCTCTGCCGGGCGATGGGCATCGACGGCACCCACGACGGTGCGGACCTGACCGACGCGGCGGGACCGCACCTCCTCGACGACGGCGTCGCACCGGTGGCCGTGCCGGCGGTCACCCCGCGGATCGGTCTTCGCGACGGCGCCGACCTCCCGTGGCGCTGGCACGTGGCCGGGAACCGGTACGTGTCGACCGCCCGTCCGGGGCCCCGACCGACCCCCGCCCGACTCGCCGCACCGACGTGA
- a CDS encoding NUDIX hydrolase, whose protein sequence is MTSPEPSAPIDDHDERSALVAGLTGYEPPDEQQAAIRREMLAFVDRHPDALHRTCVDGHFTASALVVDHEHRRVLVLLHRKLRRWLQPGGHADGQGDTAAGALREATEETGIAGLEVAPGIVDLDIHEVRPPGEPVHLHLDVRHLVLAPPGAIPSGNHESLGLRWALPEELGALGADEGLVRLARRGLERAAAPG, encoded by the coding sequence GTGACGTCCCCCGAGCCGTCCGCGCCGATCGACGACCACGACGAGCGGTCCGCGCTCGTCGCCGGCCTCACCGGCTACGAGCCCCCCGACGAGCAGCAGGCGGCGATCCGCAGGGAGATGCTCGCCTTCGTCGATCGTCATCCCGACGCCCTCCATCGCACGTGCGTCGACGGCCACTTCACGGCCTCGGCCCTGGTGGTCGACCACGAGCACCGCCGGGTGCTCGTCCTGTTGCACCGCAAGCTCCGACGATGGCTCCAACCGGGCGGCCACGCCGACGGTCAGGGCGACACGGCCGCGGGCGCCCTCCGCGAGGCGACCGAGGAGACCGGGATCGCCGGGCTGGAGGTGGCGCCGGGCATCGTCGACCTCGACATCCACGAGGTCCGCCCACCCGGCGAGCCCGTCCACCTCCACCTCGACGTCCGCCACCTGGTGCTGGCGCCCCCCGGGGCGATCCCATCGGGCAACCACGAGTCGCTCGGGCTGCGGTGGGCGCTCCCCGAGGAGCTGGGGGCGCTCGGTGCCGACGAGGGTCTGGTGCGCCTCGCTCGCCGGGGGCTGGAGCGGGCGGCCGCCCCGGGCTGA